Sequence from the Salvelinus sp. IW2-2015 unplaced genomic scaffold, ASM291031v2 Un_scaffold5050, whole genome shotgun sequence genome:
NNNNNNNNNNNNNNNNNNNNNNNNNNNNNNNNNNNNNNNNNNNNNNNNNNNNNNNNNNNNNNNNNNNNNNNNNNNNNNNNNNNNNNNNNNNNNNNNNNNNNNNNNNNNNNNNNNNNNNNNNNNNNNNNNNNNNNNNNNNNNNNNNNNNNNNNNNNNNNNNNNNNNNNNNNNNNNNNNNNNNNNNNNNNNNNNNNNNNNNNNNNNNNNNNNNNNNNNNNNNNNNNNNNNNNNNNNNNNNNNNNNNNNNNNNNNNNNNNNNNNNNNNNNNNNNNNNNNNNNNNNNNNNNNNNNNNNNNNNNNNNNNNNNNNNNNNNNNNNNNNNNNNNNNNNNNNNNNNNNNNNNNNNNNNNNNNNNNNNNNNNNNNNNNNNNNNNNNNNNNNNNNNNNNNNNNNNNNNNNNNNNNNNNNNNNNNNNNNNNNNNNNNNNNNNNNNNNNNNNNNNNNNNNNNNNNNNNNNNNNNNNNNNNNNNNNNNNNNNNNNNNNNNNNNNNNNNNNNNNNNNNNNNNNNNNNNNNNNNNNNNNNNNNNNNNNNNNNNNNNNNNNNNNNNNNNNNNNNNNNNNNNNNNNNNNNNNNNNNNNNNNNNNNNNNNNNNNNNNNNNNNNNNNNNNNNNNNNNNNNNNNNNNNNNNNNNNNNNNNNNNNNNNNNNNNNNNNNNNNNNNNNNNNNNNNNNNNNNNNNNNNNNNNNNNNNNNNNNNNNNNNNNNNNNNNNNNNNNNNNNNNNNNNNNNNNNNNNNNNNNNNNNNNNNNNNNNNNNNNNNNNNNNNNNNNNNNNNNNNNNNNNNNNNNNNNNNNNNNNNNNNNNNNNNNNNNNNNNNNNNNNNNNNNNNNNNNNNNNNNNNNNNNNNNNNNNNNNNNNNNNNNNNNNNNNNNNNNNNNNNNNNNNNNNNNNNNNNNNNNNNNNNNNNNNNNNNNNNNNNNNNNNNNNNNNNNNNNNNNNNNNNNNNNNNNNNNNNNNNNNNNNNNNNNNNNNNNNNNNNNNNNNNNNNNNNNNNNNNNNNNNNNNNNNNNNNNNNNNNNNNNNNNNNNNNNNNNNNNNNNNNNNNNNNNNNNNNNNNNNNNNNNNNNNNNNNNNNNNNNNNNNNNNNNNNNNNNNNNNNNNNNNNNNNNNNNNNNNNNNNNNNNNNNNNNNNNNNNNNNNNNNNNNNNNNNNNNNNNNNNNNNNNNNNNNNNNNNNNNNNNNNNNNNNNNNNNNNNNNNNNNNNNNNNNNNNNNNNNNNNNNNNNNNNNNNNNNNNNNNNNNNNNNNNNNNNNNNNNNNNNNNNNNNNNNNNNNNNNNNNNNNNNNNNNNNNNNNNNNNNNNNNNNNNNNNNNNNNNNNNNNNNNNNNNNNNNNNNNNNNNNNNNNNNNNNNNNNNNNNNNNNNNNNNNNNNNNNNNNNNNNNNNNNNNNNNNNNNNNNNNNNNNNNNNNNNNNNNNNNNNNNNNNNNNNNNNNNNNNNNNNNNNNNNNNNNNNNNNNNNNNNNNNNNNNNNNNNNNNNNNNNNNNNNNNNNNNNNNNNNNNNNNNNNNNNNNNNNNNNNNNNNNNNNNNNNNNNNNNNNNNNNNNNNNNNNNNNNNNNNNNNNNNNNNNNNNNNNNNNNNNNNNNNNNNNNNNNNNNNNNNNNNNNNNNNNNNNNNNNNNNNNNNNNNNNNNNNNNNNNNNNNNNNNNNNNNNNNNNNNNNNNNNNNNNNNNNNNNNNNNNNNNNNNNNNNNNNNNNNNNNNNNNNNNNNNNNNNNNNNNNNNNNNNNNNNNNNNNNNNNNNNNNNNNNNNNNNNNNNNNNNNNNNNNNNNNNNNNNNNNNNNNNNNNNNNNNNNNNNNNNNNNNNNNNNNNNNNNNNNNNNNNNNNNNNNNNNNNNNNNNNNNNNNNNNNNNNNNNNNNNNNNNNNNNNNNNNNNNNNNNNNNNNNNNNNNNNNNNNNNNNNNNNNNNNNNNNNNNNNNNNNNNNNNNNNNNNNNNNNNNNNNNNNNNNNNNNNNNNNNNNNNNNNNNNNNNNNNNNNNNNNNNNNNNNNNNNNNNNNNNNNNNNNNNNNNNNNNNNNNNNNNNNNNNNNNNNNNNNNNNNNNNNNNNNNNNNNNNNNNNNNNNNNNNNNNNNNNNNNNNNNNNNNNNNNNNNNNNNNNNNNNNNNNNNNNNNNNNNNNNNNNNNNNNNNNNNNNNNNNNNNNNNNNNNNNNNNNNNNNNNNNNNNNNNNNNNNNNNNNNNNNNNNNNNNNNNNNNNNNNNNNNNNNNNNNNNNNNNNNNNNNNNNNNNNNNNNNNNNNNNNNNNNNNNNNNNNNNNNNNNNNNNNNNNNNNNNNNNNNNNNNNNNNNNNNNNNNNNNNNNNNNNNNNNNNNNNNNNNNNNNNNNNNNNNNNNNNNNNNNNNNNNNNNNNNNNNNNNNNNNNNNNNNNNNNNNNNNNNNNNNNNNNNNNNNNNNNNNNNNNNNNNNNNNNNNNNNNNNNNNNNNNNNNNNNNNNNNNNNNNNNNNNNNNNNNNNNNNNNNNNNNNNNNNNNNNNNNNNNNNNNNNNNNNNNNNNNNNNNNNNNNNNNNNNNNNNTGTGGATGTTGTAATGATACACTATGTaatagtgtgtctgtgtattaGTGTGTCAGGGTCTCTCCTCTTACCTGGAGGGTACAGAGGAGCCCAGGTCAGAGTAGCCGTTGGTGCGCGTCTCGTCCTCGGGGCAGGGGCTGCTGGGAGTGTAGTCcacgtcctctccctctccgtaGTCCTCAAACTGCTCCTCGTTCAGAGAGGCAGAGGAACGCGTcgacaggtcagaggtcactgaTGGGTTTAGCTgactgcacctgcaataacaggAAGTAGACTTTCAGGAAGGAACATTCAATAAGTTTAAAGTGTCGTAGTGAAAAAAGAGAAATTGTACATACATTTTCAATTATAAGGGTGACTATTCAGATTCTGACAGTGCAGATTTTTTAATAAGATTGCAAATTATATATTTCACATGAGGTAGATGAGTTGCATTACATGTACAATAACAAGTCTAACCTCTACAGTTTTTTATAAAGAGAGTTCACTTATGAAGACACCATATGTTCAACACCACACAAAGATTAACAACTAAAAGAGGTACTCACTTGTCTCCAGGAAAGAAAAGTCCCCCTGGTCCATCCTCCTTGTCTMCTCYGCTCCTCCCCCCTTCAGAGACATCTGATCCTGGGTTGCTCTCCACAGCACTGTCCATGTCTAactctgccctctctctgccctccacctctccttcctcctctccctctgggaaTAGATGGCACCCAGGCTCTGGGTTAAGGGACACCCGCGTGCACATGATGACCGGATGTGCAAGGGCTTTGTCACCACGctgtggagcgagagagagatttgatttattaggatccccattagYGCCAGCTAGTCTTACCTGGGTCCGAAAAACAAATAAcgaaaaaaacattacaaacaaaataggccactactctactaccacatatttacagcacacaatccatgtgtatgtttgtgtataggGCTTTGttatcgtgtgtatgtgtgtgcctgtgcctgttttttaaaatctgattgtaCTGCTtactgcgcgtgtgtgtgtgtgtgtgtgtgaatgttgaactttaaCATTTACATACAGAGAGGGCGAGGTAAGCAggggaggtacacacacacacacacacacatctttgtgCAGTCACCTTGTATGAGGTCTTAACTCATACAAGGTGTTAAGTAAAACATTAAAGGGATTTAAATCAGGCTTGTGGATTCCTTCACTGTGGGAAGACTCTGGGGGTCACAGGAGGTCATGGAGGGTATTGACTGATAATCAGCTGAGCCATATATCAGACCAATATTGGCCTTTTCTAGTTTATCGACTATCTGCTCTACATAGCAAAGCTGCTGCTATGCCAGCCGCCACTCACTGCCTGAGCACTGCACAATGCAGAGGAATGTCTAGCTGGGAAAATTAGCAGCAGCAAGCAGTAAGCTTTCTCCAACAGAAACAGCAGTAAGCATTCTCCAACAGAAAGGTTCAGTATTGAGAAATGGATGAATTGACACAGTGACCAAAATCAAACTCCTGTTGCAAATATTAGTTTAGTTCATTTACTAATAATAAGGCTTCTGTCGATGTGCCTCGACATGCATGTAATAAGCTAAGTAGATAGCTATGTGACCTTTTAGCAAATATTACGAAAACKAACCATTTCATCTGTggtgttatctagctagctatattagctactatgctagctagctggctagataaaCAAGGTGCTAAGATATCAGATAGGAGCTAATAGCCAGAGCTGGTTATCATTTTGAACATGCACCCTTTTCAGCAAAGAGCCATATCTGACTTGCGGAGTAACGCtttgatcacaccgacagtgttttgcattttggtacaccagaattacattcatttccaatgaaacgctgcgtttgccttgcagcattgcttTGCAGTGCGTTCGGTGTGATGCATacattggatttatcgaacgtatgcgtcaaactgtatgcataAACGGCTTGACcaaaatggtagcagaaggtgaatgttgaacttttgttgcatgcATATCCAGCTAATTATGCCTGCTATTTTGCACATTCACTCTATGTGTTCGAAgcgtaacgttagctatttacAGGTGTGCTGWTCTGACCAGCCGCAATCGAGTGATGCTTCAacgcaaatgttgttgatcagtatgCTAATATAAATCCCAAATGGAAGACAAACAGATTATCATCTGTAGCACCATAGACTCCACtgatcagccaaaacaagctcaataactcaatgcgtGCACACaatcctattgaatatgcattcaccggTATTGTGAGTAGGCCAATGCCTTCTTAATTGTGCCAGTTTATCAAGAGATTTACCATTCGAATACAATTATTACCATTGTGCTGTTATGTAGtttagattggtaaaaacaaattcaaatgtaTTGTTTGACTTTAAAATTGATGCATTACTGATACATGGCTGTCTCTGGGACATTTTGTCAAAAAcaattttaaatgttatgatattGAATATCGGTCTAAAATATCGGCCATCGGCCTCCTTGACTCAAAATATCGGCCTAAAAATCTGTATCAATCGTTCTCTATAATAGAGGAACATTACTTTATTTCTACATTCCTGAgaagtaggagggagggagagaagaggggggggggggggggggggggggggggggagagggagaggtacagAGGGCAGCCCAATAACACACATGTATATCATCCCACACTGAGCATTAGAGGCTAATAAAGgcataattctctctctctcttcctgttgggctcccgagtggcgcagccgtctaaggcactgcatctcagtgcaagaggtgttcctggttcaaatccaggttgcWTCACatccggccttgattgggagtcccatagggtggcgcacaattggtccaRGTTTGgtcgggttaggccgtcattgtaaataagaatttgttcttaactgacttgcctagttaaataaaggttatactgAATTCCTAACATCACTAGAGCTCTGTTGGAGCCTGTCTGCctcccagaacacacacacgtacacactcacTATCTGGAAAGCGCACACACATCTTTGTGCAGACTACAGGACAACACAAATAATACTGTCAGCCTTATTAACATTGATAGCATTAAACACTGACAGATACATTCTTAGGCTTTCAGTAAAGGTCAAAACATGTTGGTTGAACAGTGATCAGTGAGCacaaaacctaaaacacaagtgcTCAAACAAGGTCGTAAGTGAAACACTAAAGGAATTTCAATTAGGCTAGTGGAACTCGTCACTGTGAGAAGACCCAAGAGGTCACGTATGGTATTGAGGTGGGGGGGTTAAAGATCATGAGACacttgtcattcattcagtgtaGCTCCAACAGCTCTGATCCAGTCTAGATTAGAGGAACCTTACTTTATCTCTACATGCCTGAgaagtaggagggagagagagtgagagagacgtgagagagagagagagacaagaaagaggGAGGTACAGAGGGCAGCCCAATTACACACAGGTACATCCCACACAGCATTAGACAGCTTTAGAGGATAGTAAAGGCAATATCACTCAAGGGCTCTCACCTctaactgatctctctctctctcaatactggTTGAACTGCTAACGGACGAAAACTCAGGGCTGGAAGCCAAAAGCACTATTTCTAAATTCACTAAAGCGCTGTTGGAGCCTGTCTGCCTCCCAGAACACACACCCAACCCTTGatcgcacatacacacataaacacacaaacacacacacccgcccTTCGatcgcgtacacacacacacacatgcacacaatctgtaggcacacacacacacacactgtctgtaggATTAAGCGACAGCAGCAGGGACCCTGAGGCAGGGAGGGCCAGGGGCAATACAAGGATAAAGAGCCTGTTTAGTATTCCATAGAGGACCAGGAGGGGGTCTTCACATCTCCATGCCCCAAGGAATGCCACCCAGCATGGGGTAGAGGCAATAAACTAGGCCCCATCGCACCTCTCGGGATGGAAATATTACACTGCAAGAAAAAAGTAGCAGTAGTGGAGGCAGAGTGAATAGTGTAAATTCCTTACAGGAAACGCACAAAGAAAAACACACAGTAGGAAGAATTGGTASGATTTTAGGTGAATGGTGTTGATTAACCCGACTTGACACCTGTTGCTGAAGAACTATTTGGGCGTGAGGAAGCCGTTTTGCATAGCCAGTGTGTACAGAGTAGGATCTGGTTAAAGTACAGTTCAGTATGCAGAAGTTGAGCAACTTCCAAAGGTCTTCTCCCTCAAGACATGAGACTCAGACAGGGCCTCCATTAAGTCTGAATTAAAGTTCAGTTGAGGGCAGATGgacggacagaaagacagacaaacaaaatgaagacacacacacaccccttctgcACAACCATCGacaccacacacatatactctcactcactcacttcacacaaacacactcactaccacaacacacacacacacacacacacacacacacacacacacacacacacacacacacacacacacacacacacacacacacaccgacagccAGACAGCGTCACCCCAGCCCTGGTAGTCCAGTACAATAGAGACTGGGACAGTTTGGTCAGGGTGGGTGAATGCCTTTATGCCAGTAAGCAGTTGGTAGCTTAGGTCAGAAGAGACAGGGTAGAGAAGGATGGGGTAGTGGTTTGTTTTGGATGGGGTTCAGCTGGCACTCCTCCAGTCACTCCTTAGCCTTTCTGACAACAGTGAGAACAGGGTGATCAACGGGAGGGGCCGAgggggtggagtgtgtgtgtgtgtgtacagtgtgtgtatggaGACCGGCTTCTCTACCGGATCCTTACACAACAAACTACTCCTGAAAAGCCTGCCGGCCATAACAGCTGAATACCTAGGCTACCTCGGGCTAACACATCACTGTGTTCCCTAAAGTGCACCAGGATGCTGTCAGAGCCATATATACAGTCTGTGGGGGTTGCCAAATGACCTCACAGCAGCCAGTGGGTGTTACCTGAATGCCAGAGGGTGTTGCACTCGGCTTTAATGATGCCATGTGCCATGTTAGTACAAGATTTATGAGCATCAGAGAGGGTACAGTTGATCACCACCTCCCAGGATATGCCCATTCTTGCTCTTCTCTAACATTGATAGCTCTGGATCACTTACTggagttctctgtctctctctaactctctccctctttctctctataactctccctctcgctctatcTGGTTTCCCATTCAAGATCAAGTGAGAGATGGGAAGCCACCAACAACCTGAGAGACCAAAACCCAGGGGCTCTGGCCTGGTTTCCTGATATCCAGGCCAAcacccattcctccctctctctcctcctcttccgctTCCACACATCCCAGGTGACGTCAGGGGCTGGAGGGTGTGAGGAGATGTAGAGGGGATGAGGTGATGGAGTGGAAAAAGGCTTTTCTATTCCCTAACTATGTCCTAATGCCACCTATTAAGTTGTGTtggcatgtgtgcgtgtgtgtgcgtaagcacgtgtgtgtttgtgtgcgtgcagaagtgtgtgcgtgtgggaaGAAAGCAGGTCAAGGAAGGGCAATACCAGCTTCTCTACCTGATCCTCGCGCAACAAACAAACTGATCCTGGAAAGCCTGGCGGCCATAACAACTGAATATCTaggttgcgtctcaaatggcaccatgttccctatgtagtacactatatGGGAGTCATTTGGCACATATCCCTAGGATACTTACAGTACACATCTCTATGTTCTTGTTGTGTTCCAAAAAGTGCACCAGGAAGCTGTCAGAGCCTTATATACAGATGTCTGTGGAGGTTGCCAAATGGGCCAAATGGCCTGAATGCCAGAGGGGGTTGCACTCTTCGTTATGATGCCATGTTAGCACAGGCTTTATGAGCTGGGGGTAGTGTACACTTGATCACcgctatactctctctctctctctctctctctctctccctctctccctctctcatacaATCAAAGATTAGGTGGGAGATGGGAAGCCCCCAACCACCTGAGAGAGACCCAAGTCCCAGGGGTTCTGGCCTGGTTTCCTTATATCCAGGCCATCACTCattccaccctctccctctctcttcctccacttccACACATCCCAGGTGAGATCAGGGTCTGGAAggtgtgaagagagggagaggggagaggtgatGGAGTAGAAGAAGGCTTTTCTATTGCCAAAGAGTCCTTGGTATGCCACCAGGCTGttagtcaaatcaaataaaagtttattagtcacatgcgccgaatacaacaggtataggtagaccttacagtgaaatgcttacttacgagcccctaaccaacaatgcagtttaaaaaaaaaatacggataaaagtaacaagtaattaaagagcagcagtgaagtGTGCGTGTTTGTSTGCATACRcatatgtgactcgtttcaggaagctaggcgtatgtcgcgggtcactacttcacaggagagccatttgaacttaAACGTAATTTTTTKggcagaaatgccttctggaacatgtgaacgttcatgtgccttaataacaaacttgtattccatctgtaaatacaaataaaatggttaaattacgagcctagttggtttagcYACAGAAAAAGcaagcaaccttcccactagccatgattggctgagataatgagtgggctggacacgccgagagatgagttcggattggtctgccatgtagctcacgtctgtctatttgagctggtcagtatgtgtaggtaatcctgtctaacgcagctttaaaaatatatatattgcatagtagaactgcataagtgttgctctccactttctggaggaccgagttttgaaatcagtggaattagagtatgatagctaaggagatggacacctgtctccggattacattttcaaactaagggcatccgtgacagggagaggcGYccatccatgatgtatacaggtaagatagtctagctagctacattttcagatattacatgtttctaattttgacagaaggtcgttttcatttcaagttaaagtgtactattaactagctagctaacgttagctggctgcctcgctagctaacgttacgtgtatgatcttgttattcgtatctcagagccattttctttgctagttatagcctaatgttagctagctagatgtcttaacaaaagactccactatgcaagtaaccatttcaatagaatgtcactaagacaactgttgatagacttAGCTGCAAAATTCGCTCTggtctcgtctgagtgtgccagaacacagaataactgacgaatttacgaaagctcaacacccgttgcatattgccggtgtcagtaaacgttggcattttttttttttttttgccagcagcacagttgctgtcaccaacgctctggataacgtaaaaaacagcctaaccagctctgataaggtgagtaaaatggtcagtgaactGTTCTCtcgtttgtgtctggaagtagctagcaagctagccaacgttagacagttagtttgggtgcttgattgctgttgttaggacagtacgctcggatcaacccttaaagagatgggtggggctaaagcttaagagggtgtgaatgatgctgaatgggtgtagacaaagaagagctctccagtagataccaaaacattcaaaggccattttctcaaaagtgagaaacaagtcccattgttcctcaaatgcagtgtatgtaataccatgttgtagctctgtgtctctgcttttgttcaatataaaataaaaaaagccagatagtctaccatctctcctctcctctctcccatatctcctctcttctatcccatctctcctctctctcccttttctactctcctctctcatttctcctcaCACCCTCAGTCATCGGCTGACCCAGCCTGCCGGACGTCTTTATTAGGCTCATCATGGCCTGCTCACTCAGTGGAGAGAGAAAAGCCCAGCAGTAAAATCACTGTTATTGATGCTCTGCTacacacagtagagtagagcgGCTCCAGCTCTGGGCCATGCAATGCTGTTTTTGTGTCTAAAGACTAAAGAGAGGATGATTCAGAAGGacgcatctcaatagtctaagcTGTCTTCCTGTCCTCGTCTCCTCGCCTTCATCTACCAGCATGGAAGCAATTATATTTCAATGGA
This genomic interval carries:
- the LOC139026538 gene encoding rab11 family-interacting protein 4A-like translates to MTSADEGLAGGVLGQGDHHGSPQIMDGRGDKALAHPVIMCTRVSLNPEPGCHLFPEGEEEGEVEGRERAELDMDSAVESNPGSDVSEGGRSXXDKEDGPGGLFFPGDKCSQLNPSVTSDLSTRSSASLNEEQFEDYGEGEDVDYTPSSPCPEDETRTNGYSDLGSSVPSSAGQSPRKHATCTTMR